The proteins below come from a single Salinivibrio kushneri genomic window:
- a CDS encoding carbohydrate-binding protein: MNKNVIFIAVSLSIPLVAHAMEPWNKDTVYNSGDLVTHHGESFVSSHWTQGTEPVVNDISWDGWIHINAYTIDNYEHETPYAGGSVVNFEGDIYLAKWWVQGEYPSKSGTWRLLDDLEPSPDPDPDPDPDPDLDPKSPEAIVGVDKDNNGVRDSYEVAVTEAYQNPQIVQLAINLGLEYTDINEIAFDKSIQLSVEDATKKYNEILVLEECAEELLKTGVVEMTPLELHTDTLYRALTYRNGKERIFEQMEHDLDAVLTIDQPCVGTMAEEAVK; encoded by the coding sequence ATGAATAAAAACGTTATTTTTATAGCGGTTAGTTTAAGTATCCCGCTGGTAGCACATGCGATGGAGCCATGGAATAAAGATACTGTTTACAATTCGGGTGACCTAGTCACTCACCATGGAGAGTCATTTGTATCTTCTCATTGGACACAAGGAACTGAGCCAGTAGTAAATGATATCTCTTGGGATGGTTGGATTCACATCAATGCATATACGATTGACAACTATGAGCATGAAACACCTTATGCAGGTGGTTCAGTCGTGAACTTTGAAGGAGATATTTACCTAGCTAAATGGTGGGTTCAAGGAGAGTACCCTTCTAAGTCTGGCACTTGGCGTTTACTCGATGATTTAGAACCATCTCCAGACCCAGACCCAGACCCAGACCCAGACCCAGATTTAGACCCTAAATCCCCTGAGGCAATTGTGGGAGTGGATAAAGATAACAATGGAGTTCGCGATAGTTACGAAGTGGCTGTAACAGAGGCGTATCAAAACCCCCAAATTGTTCAGCTGGCCATTAACCTCGGTCTTGAGTATACCGATATCAATGAAATTGCGTTTGATAAATCCATCCAGCTGTCAGTTGAGGATGCGACTAAAAAGTACAACGAAATTTTGGTTTTGGAAGAGTGTGCAGAGGAGTTGCTGAAAACAGGTGTTGTTGAAATGACGCCACTAGAGCTGCATACCGATACCTTGTACAGAGCGTTAACCTACCGAAATGGAAAAGAGCGTATTTTCGAGCAGATGGAGCACGATCTTGATGCGGTTTTGACGATTGATCAACCGTGTGTAGGGACAATGGCAGAGGAGGCGGTTAAATGA
- a CDS encoding KTSC domain-containing protein, whose translation MKKLATILGLMSLFYASTSAAQCEVNVDKLQLVYINGMFTSSEAAKQNVNALNRFQDKYLYTFEKASGVEYSYNYSETLLLQIAEVAFHKMTDEQYEAGYGRFLNRLVSGKDVSVLEDAAEMLAWFYSTVIEKVDSLMQEYDYTAAERVVESQVGKCARTVLVTHSQGNFYGNAVYTSVSYSYVYPNQAALSDYPMLGYMGIANPTYSVGGYYGQQVPEIAKTFTNANDLIMLAVRLAYGAVPSDSVYANLLSDPTGHGLEVAYLKNRGAPVIAQRIIDTVNGLTPYPMFEQHRVSSSAISNIGYSEISHMLDVRFKYGGGYRYYDVPGHIGNTFINASSHGTYFNEFIKDQYAYEKIEG comes from the coding sequence ATGAAAAAGCTCGCGACTATTCTTGGTTTGATGTCACTATTTTATGCTAGTACGAGTGCGGCTCAGTGTGAAGTTAACGTTGATAAACTCCAACTTGTCTACATCAACGGAATGTTTACTTCTTCAGAAGCGGCTAAGCAAAACGTGAATGCTTTGAATCGATTCCAAGACAAATATCTTTATACTTTTGAAAAGGCATCGGGCGTCGAATATTCCTATAACTACTCGGAGACACTTTTGTTGCAAATAGCTGAGGTTGCTTTTCATAAAATGACCGATGAGCAATATGAAGCTGGCTACGGGAGATTCTTGAATCGACTTGTTAGCGGTAAGGATGTTTCGGTTTTGGAAGATGCTGCCGAGATGCTAGCTTGGTTCTACAGTACCGTCATTGAAAAAGTTGATTCATTAATGCAAGAGTATGACTACACTGCGGCTGAAAGGGTCGTGGAGAGCCAAGTTGGAAAGTGTGCTAGAACAGTATTAGTTACTCATTCACAAGGTAACTTCTATGGGAATGCGGTTTATACGAGTGTGTCCTACTCCTATGTCTATCCCAATCAAGCTGCACTGTCGGATTATCCTATGCTCGGTTATATGGGTATAGCTAATCCAACTTATAGTGTTGGGGGCTATTACGGGCAGCAGGTGCCAGAAATTGCCAAAACGTTCACTAATGCGAATGACTTGATTATGTTGGCAGTACGTTTAGCATACGGCGCAGTTCCTTCAGATTCGGTATATGCGAATCTACTATCTGATCCTACTGGGCATGGCCTAGAAGTTGCGTATCTTAAGAACCGCGGCGCGCCTGTTATCGCTCAGCGAATTATCGATACAGTTAATGGCTTGACGCCATATCCTATGTTTGAGCAACACCGAGTATCGTCTTCGGCCATTTCTAATATTGGCTACTCAGAGATCTCACACATGTTGGATGTGCGTTTTAAATATGGTGGTGGCTACCGTTACTATGATGTCCCAGGACACATTGGGAACACTTTTATCAATGCATCGAGTCATGGCACTTATTTTAATGAATTCATTAAAGACCAGTATGCTTATGAAAAAATAGAAGGTTAG
- a CDS encoding methyl-accepting chemotaxis protein — MQLSLKQKLIGACLSAVLLMAAFLTWLAVSQIQAQTQSSIYSRVSGIADAATESISGWVQIRADITSAFTDYTSSSHRVSYLQQAREAGGFDDIYYGTPQGAMYRSRPERNRDDYDPRVRPWYKQAVSAGSPIITTAYSDAITGAMLVTLAEPVRRNGELMGVAGADVLIDQLIRDVTQLKVGKNANAMLLGADGTFLAHKDKARLLKPYRSLSPELNENRVRQALAQQSLVELPVDGVDKLFYFASVPNTDWVLAIELDKRTEYASQRDTLFNLVLTAAVITLLVAGAVTWLMHVLFRDLLNVSAALEEIASGEGDLTQRLEPHSNDEIGKLANNFNRFVGNMHAMVSHLRQLSGSLKQQAELTAAQAEERSTRIGHQQDEINMVATAIHEMASATQDIAGNADNTARTAQETESVANDGGQQVEQSKYSITELAREVEAATGVIGELDQHAHSITSILSTIQEVAEQTNLLALNAAIEAARAGEHGRGFAVVADEVRILSQRTHASTTEIQQMIDTLQQATGRAVTMMQDSQQRANASVEDASAANESLSQIVAAVSQISDMATQIASAAEEQSSVTAEITRNSEGIRDVSNELSTEADEAARQAATLSELSHSLEQEISRFKL; from the coding sequence ATGCAGTTATCACTAAAACAAAAATTAATTGGGGCATGCTTATCTGCTGTATTGCTGATGGCCGCCTTTCTCACCTGGCTTGCTGTAAGCCAAATTCAAGCCCAAACCCAGTCGAGCATCTATAGCCGCGTCAGTGGTATCGCCGATGCGGCGACCGAATCGATCAGCGGTTGGGTGCAAATCCGTGCTGATATCACCAGTGCCTTTACCGATTACACCAGCAGTAGCCATCGTGTGAGCTATTTACAGCAAGCGCGTGAGGCCGGTGGGTTTGACGATATCTATTATGGTACTCCTCAAGGCGCCATGTATCGCTCGCGCCCAGAACGCAACCGCGATGATTATGACCCTCGCGTCCGTCCGTGGTACAAGCAAGCCGTGAGTGCAGGTAGCCCGATTATTACCACTGCTTACAGTGATGCGATTACCGGTGCGATGCTGGTGACCTTGGCCGAGCCCGTACGTCGCAATGGCGAATTGATGGGTGTGGCGGGCGCAGATGTGTTGATTGACCAGCTGATCCGTGACGTGACCCAACTAAAAGTGGGCAAAAATGCGAACGCGATGCTGTTAGGCGCCGATGGCACCTTCCTCGCCCACAAAGACAAAGCACGCTTGCTAAAGCCGTATCGTAGCCTGTCTCCTGAGCTGAATGAAAACCGCGTGCGTCAGGCGTTGGCACAGCAATCGCTGGTGGAACTGCCTGTCGATGGGGTTGATAAACTGTTTTATTTTGCCTCGGTTCCTAACACTGATTGGGTACTGGCCATTGAGTTGGATAAGCGCACCGAATACGCCAGCCAGCGTGATACCTTGTTCAATCTGGTGTTAACCGCGGCGGTGATCACTTTGTTGGTGGCCGGTGCCGTGACGTGGTTGATGCACGTGTTGTTCCGTGACTTGCTCAATGTGTCCGCTGCGCTAGAAGAAATTGCCTCCGGTGAAGGGGACTTAACCCAGCGCCTTGAGCCACACAGCAATGATGAAATTGGCAAACTTGCCAACAACTTCAACCGCTTTGTCGGCAACATGCATGCCATGGTGTCGCATTTGCGCCAGCTGTCTGGCTCGCTCAAGCAACAAGCCGAGCTGACTGCGGCACAAGCCGAAGAGCGCTCTACCCGTATTGGTCATCAGCAAGATGAAATCAATATGGTGGCGACCGCTATCCATGAAATGGCCTCGGCGACCCAAGATATTGCCGGCAATGCCGATAACACCGCGCGCACCGCCCAAGAGACCGAAAGCGTTGCCAATGATGGCGGCCAGCAAGTGGAGCAAAGTAAGTACTCGATTACCGAGCTTGCCCGTGAAGTGGAAGCGGCGACCGGTGTGATTGGCGAGCTGGATCAGCATGCGCACAGCATCACTAGCATCTTGTCGACCATTCAAGAAGTGGCCGAGCAAACTAATCTGCTGGCGTTGAATGCCGCGATTGAAGCAGCACGCGCCGGTGAGCATGGCCGTGGCTTTGCGGTAGTGGCCGATGAGGTACGGATACTGAGCCAGCGCACCCATGCCTCAACCACCGAAATTCAGCAGATGATTGATACCTTGCAGCAGGCAACTGGTCGCGCGGTGACCATGATGCAAGATAGCCAGCAACGTGCTAATGCCAGTGTGGAAGATGCCAGCGCGGCGAACGAAAGCTTGAGCCAGATTGTTGCGGCGGTGAGCCAGATTAGCGATATGGCTACCCAAATTGCGTCCGCAGCGGAAGAGCAATCGAGCGTCACCGCGGAGATCACCCGTAACTCAGAGGGCATTCGTGATGTGTCCAATGAGCTATCGACTGAAGCGGATGAAGCCGCGCGTCAAGCCGCGACGTTATCCGAGCTTTCTCATAGCCTTGAGCAAGAGATCAGCCGCTTTAAGCTGTAG
- a CDS encoding tRNA-uridine aminocarboxypropyltransferase, giving the protein MARLPCRQCGFTYHCICHCYWPLESQLQCVLVMHENEAARQSNTGKLVKAALPHTQIEIWQRKHPPQALLDSWARGDVSPWLLFPSDDAVPADRLFADAVRSASCADRSVSCTQTLAATNAPCAPLQFVVLDATWQQARKMLNKSPWLNRLPRVSLPSTAASLYTLRRNQPPGHLCTSEAVSALLRSQGDVNAATQLDHFLAHFIECYEADRHHHTTPLPAPKVLTPNT; this is encoded by the coding sequence ATGGCCCGTTTGCCCTGCCGCCAATGCGGTTTTACCTATCACTGTATCTGTCACTGCTATTGGCCGCTGGAAAGCCAATTGCAATGCGTGCTGGTGATGCATGAAAACGAAGCGGCGCGCCAATCCAACACCGGCAAATTGGTTAAAGCAGCGCTACCCCACACTCAGATAGAGATTTGGCAACGCAAACACCCGCCGCAAGCCTTGCTCGACAGCTGGGCGCGCGGTGATGTATCACCTTGGTTGTTGTTTCCCAGTGATGATGCCGTCCCCGCCGATAGACTATTTGCTGACGCGGTTCGGTCTGCCTCTTGCGCGGATAGGTCAGTTTCTTGCACGCAGACGTTAGCCGCCACCAATGCACCTTGTGCGCCGTTACAGTTTGTGGTGCTGGATGCAACCTGGCAGCAGGCGCGAAAAATGCTCAATAAAAGTCCGTGGCTCAATCGTCTGCCACGGGTCAGTTTGCCGTCGACAGCCGCCTCACTATATACGCTTAGGCGCAACCAGCCACCGGGACACCTGTGTACCAGTGAAGCGGTGAGTGCATTACTACGAAGCCAAGGCGACGTAAACGCCGCCACGCAGCTGGACCATTTTCTTGCCCACTTTATCGAGTGCTACGAGGCCGATCGCCACCATCACACCACACCGCTCCCCGCCCCCAAGGTGCTGACACCAAACACGTGA
- a CDS encoding EVE domain-containing protein → MSYWLFKTEPDTFSIDTLKQQKVSCWEGVRNYQARNMLRDEVSVGDDVLIYHSSCKHVGVVGVATVVRACYPDHTQFEPQSGYFDPKATPETPRWFMVDVEYQRHLPLIKLAEMKQNPALAEMPLVKKGNRLSVMPATAAQWQAILAMAGE, encoded by the coding sequence ATGAGTTATTGGTTATTTAAAACAGAGCCAGATACCTTTTCGATAGACACACTAAAGCAGCAAAAGGTTTCATGTTGGGAGGGCGTACGCAATTACCAGGCACGTAATATGTTGCGTGATGAGGTAAGCGTTGGCGATGACGTGTTGATTTATCACTCCTCGTGCAAACACGTCGGTGTGGTAGGCGTCGCCACAGTCGTGCGCGCGTGTTACCCCGATCATACTCAGTTTGAGCCACAAAGCGGCTACTTTGACCCGAAAGCCACGCCTGAAACACCGCGTTGGTTTATGGTGGATGTGGAATATCAGCGTCATTTGCCACTGATTAAATTGGCTGAAATGAAGCAAAACCCGGCTCTGGCTGAGATGCCTTTGGTGAAAAAAGGTAACCGGCTGAGTGTGATGCCGGCTACCGCAGCGCAATGGCAGGCAATCTTGGCGATGGCGGGGGAATAG
- a CDS encoding Cof-type HAD-IIB family hydrolase: protein MYKLVASDLDGTLLTPEHSIAPYTKQVLEQLYQQGIHFVFATGRHHVDVASIRETVGIPAYMITSNGARVHDSDDNLVFQHNVDPEIVANLINEVKHDPTVTIHLYRDNDWLLSKMDEELARYHKDSGFNAKEFDVDNPPVDNIAKIFFIRHDHDHLLKYEHQFLSQYGEKVSVAFSTPFCLEVMGNGVSKGAALEEVARRHQLNLADCIAFGDGMNDVEMLRAAGQGLVMATAQARVKATLSDKAIIGSHADEAVARYLKAHLLDNLS from the coding sequence ATGTACAAACTCGTCGCTTCCGATCTAGATGGTACCCTGCTCACCCCAGAGCACAGTATCGCGCCTTATACCAAACAGGTATTGGAACAACTGTACCAGCAAGGCATCCACTTTGTGTTTGCCACTGGGCGTCATCATGTTGATGTAGCGAGCATTCGTGAGACCGTTGGCATTCCTGCATACATGATCACCTCCAATGGCGCGCGCGTGCATGACAGTGATGACAATTTAGTCTTCCAGCATAATGTTGACCCTGAGATTGTCGCCAACCTCATCAATGAGGTGAAACACGACCCGACCGTCACCATTCATTTGTATCGCGATAATGACTGGCTGCTGAGCAAAATGGATGAAGAGCTCGCCCGCTATCACAAAGACTCCGGCTTTAACGCCAAGGAGTTTGATGTAGATAATCCACCCGTCGATAACATCGCGAAGATTTTCTTTATTCGCCACGATCACGACCACTTACTCAAATACGAGCACCAGTTTTTATCCCAGTATGGCGAGAAAGTCAGCGTGGCATTTTCGACGCCATTCTGTCTGGAGGTCATGGGCAATGGGGTGTCTAAAGGCGCGGCGTTGGAGGAAGTGGCGCGTCGCCATCAGCTCAATTTGGCCGACTGTATCGCCTTTGGTGATGGCATGAATGATGTGGAAATGTTGCGCGCCGCTGGGCAAGGCTTGGTGATGGCCACCGCCCAAGCACGTGTCAAAGCCACCCTCTCAGATAAAGCCATTATTGGCAGTCACGCTGATGAGGCGGTGGCACGCTACTTAAAAGCCCATCTGTTAGACAACCTGTCCTAA
- a CDS encoding alpha/beta fold hydrolase — translation MTDLADSKDQPAFDAHSLAREAVLSDAFKHHITPFWHQREQGYFHGEGGLRLHWCSFTRPQNTQAVVVVNGRIESVMKYQEIFYDLVQMGYDVYSFDHRGQGLSERLVIKPRDLGHVERFDDYVTDLATFMQFIGAHRQYDQTFMLAHSMGGAIAALYAHQFPHAIDGLAMTAPMFGVQVNPWLGRIAPWLCRSLARYQHPPRFGPGQVGYRHVPFEQNRLTHSRARYAWFRQLYINQPQLQIGGPSARWIAEGMAAAQRCLTIAPQLTTPTLICQASDDQIVSNPAMGQFHFLRQQAQQPSQWQSFQGAQHEILFESDTHRSAAFVAIDDFFQTQCQR, via the coding sequence ATGACAGATCTCGCCGACAGTAAGGATCAGCCGGCTTTTGACGCGCACTCTCTCGCCCGTGAAGCAGTGCTGAGCGACGCATTTAAGCACCACATAACACCGTTTTGGCACCAGCGTGAACAAGGCTACTTCCACGGTGAAGGTGGGTTGCGGTTACACTGGTGCAGCTTTACCCGTCCGCAGAACACGCAAGCGGTAGTGGTAGTCAATGGCCGGATTGAAAGCGTGATGAAGTATCAAGAGATCTTTTATGATCTCGTGCAGATGGGCTATGACGTTTACAGCTTTGATCACCGCGGCCAAGGCTTGTCCGAGCGGCTAGTGATCAAGCCGCGCGATCTGGGGCATGTCGAACGCTTTGACGACTATGTCACTGATCTGGCGACTTTTATGCAATTTATTGGCGCACATCGGCAATACGACCAAACGTTCATGCTCGCCCACTCCATGGGCGGAGCGATTGCTGCACTTTATGCGCATCAATTTCCCCATGCGATAGACGGCCTTGCGATGACCGCGCCGATGTTTGGCGTGCAAGTCAACCCCTGGCTTGGGCGTATCGCACCTTGGCTATGCCGCTCGCTAGCGCGCTATCAACATCCACCACGCTTTGGTCCCGGCCAAGTCGGCTATCGTCATGTGCCCTTTGAGCAAAACCGCTTAACCCATTCACGCGCACGCTACGCCTGGTTTCGCCAGCTCTACATCAATCAGCCTCAGTTACAAATTGGCGGGCCGAGTGCACGTTGGATTGCCGAGGGAATGGCGGCGGCCCAGCGCTGCCTGACAATCGCGCCGCAGCTCACCACCCCCACACTGATCTGCCAAGCCAGTGATGACCAAATCGTATCGAACCCCGCGATGGGCCAATTTCACTTTTTACGTCAGCAAGCACAACAGCCCAGCCAATGGCAGTCTTTCCAGGGGGCTCAGCACGAAATCTTGTTTGAATCGGATACGCATCGCTCGGCGGCGTTCGTGGCCATTGATGATTTTTTTCAAACTCAGTGCCAACGTTAA
- a CDS encoding AbgT family transporter yields the protein MHSSTTEQQGGPHKRTLFTRFLDTVEWLGNLLPHPVTLFAIFCVAILLASGVAGYFDVSVADPRPEGAKGRAADGMIYVQSLLNAEGLQMIVTNLVKNFTGFAPLGTVLVAMLGVSVAEHSGLLSASMRGLVMSASRRTVTFTIVFAGIISNTASELGYVVLIPLAAMIFHSLGRHPLAGLAAAFAGVSGGYSANLLLGTVDPLLSGITESAAQMIDPDYIVGPEMNWYFMFVSTFFIAIVGAWITDKIVEPKLGQYDHSQASEDVAAASASKLNDDEKRGLRNAGIAVLIVSGILALTIVPEWGPLRHPETNEVAGSPFLKGIVAFIMVFFAVPGIVFGRTVGTINNDRDVIDSMSKSMSAMGMYIVLVFFAAQFVAFFKWTNFGQVIAVGGADFLQTIGLTGPALFFAFILMCGLINLSVGSASAQWAITAPIFVPMLMLVGYAPETIQSAYRIGDSVTNIITPMMSYFGLILAVACRYVKNLGIGTLIATMLPYSMIFMVGWSILFYVWVFVLGLPVGPGAETYYNFNQ from the coding sequence ATGCACTCAAGTACCACAGAGCAACAAGGTGGGCCGCACAAGCGCACACTGTTTACGCGCTTTCTCGATACCGTCGAATGGCTCGGTAACCTGCTCCCTCATCCAGTGACGTTATTCGCGATTTTCTGTGTCGCTATCCTGCTCGCCTCGGGTGTCGCTGGCTACTTTGATGTGTCTGTCGCTGACCCTCGCCCAGAGGGTGCTAAAGGGCGCGCGGCTGATGGCATGATTTATGTGCAAAGCCTGCTCAATGCCGAAGGCTTGCAAATGATCGTCACTAATTTGGTGAAAAACTTTACCGGCTTTGCCCCACTCGGCACCGTGCTGGTCGCCATGCTCGGTGTGTCGGTTGCAGAGCACTCCGGGCTGCTGTCCGCTTCGATGCGCGGTCTAGTGATGAGCGCGTCGCGTCGTACCGTGACCTTTACTATCGTGTTTGCCGGTATTATCTCGAATACGGCTTCAGAACTCGGTTATGTGGTGTTAATCCCGCTTGCGGCGATGATTTTCCACTCATTAGGCCGTCATCCATTGGCTGGGCTTGCCGCGGCGTTTGCCGGCGTATCCGGCGGCTATTCAGCCAATTTATTGCTGGGCACGGTTGACCCCTTGCTGTCGGGGATCACCGAGTCAGCCGCGCAAATGATTGACCCAGACTATATCGTTGGGCCCGAAATGAACTGGTACTTTATGTTCGTTTCTACCTTCTTCATTGCTATTGTTGGTGCGTGGATCACCGATAAGATTGTCGAGCCTAAGCTCGGTCAGTATGACCACAGCCAAGCCTCTGAAGATGTCGCCGCCGCCTCTGCAAGCAAGCTAAATGACGACGAGAAGCGCGGCCTGCGTAACGCAGGCATTGCGGTGCTGATTGTCAGCGGTATTTTAGCGCTCACCATCGTCCCTGAATGGGGACCACTGCGTCACCCCGAGACCAATGAGGTGGCAGGCTCGCCGTTTTTGAAAGGGATTGTTGCCTTTATTATGGTGTTCTTTGCCGTCCCAGGTATCGTGTTTGGCCGCACCGTCGGCACCATCAATAACGACCGCGACGTGATTGATTCGATGTCTAAGTCGATGAGCGCCATGGGCATGTATATCGTGCTGGTGTTCTTCGCGGCGCAATTTGTGGCGTTCTTTAAATGGACCAACTTTGGCCAAGTGATTGCCGTCGGCGGTGCTGACTTTCTGCAAACTATCGGTTTAACAGGACCAGCATTATTCTTTGCCTTCATCTTGATGTGTGGCCTGATTAACCTCTCGGTCGGCTCGGCATCAGCGCAGTGGGCGATCACTGCCCCGATCTTTGTGCCGATGTTGATGCTGGTCGGTTATGCCCCAGAAACCATTCAATCGGCGTATCGGATTGGCGACTCAGTCACCAACATTATTACGCCGATGATGAGCTACTTTGGGCTGATTCTGGCGGTGGCGTGCCGCTATGTAAAAAATCTTGGGATTGGTACCTTGATTGCCACCATGTTGCCTTACTCAATGATCTTTATGGTGGGATGGAGCATCCTATTCTACGTATGGGTATTCGTACTCGGCCTGCCAGTTGGCCCTGGTGCAGAAACCTACTACAACTTCAACCAGTAA
- a CDS encoding acyltransferase, with protein sequence MQQTKTQTHIDYLDLLRVLAAFFVVAIHVLGPYRFQIGDIALSDWVVAVGLNSASRWAVPIFIMISGLLLLSSTRPFSLRHFIRRRVMKVVIPFLVWSFAFACLSGLTPDGFSWQTFIETLEAAPDHETYYHLGFFYYYIPLLLWVPLLRPLLPRIPPWSVPLIGMVWIGVTAWYLTGADGWWRNDFILYGGYLWLGYWLHQAPRALSLWWGLGLLALGMTEYHVLTTSVAHQRYITEGWLSYTTVNTVLISAALFLAVRQWRAGKATPPWLATLSRYSLGIYLIHPVFLWPVRAYWPTLSPALVWIPLLTLYAFTGAALTTAALQRYRATAWLVP encoded by the coding sequence ATGCAACAGACTAAAACACAGACACATATTGATTACCTCGACCTATTGCGCGTCCTCGCCGCTTTTTTCGTGGTGGCGATTCATGTACTCGGCCCGTATCGGTTTCAAATCGGTGATATCGCGCTGAGTGACTGGGTGGTCGCGGTAGGACTAAACAGTGCAAGTCGCTGGGCGGTGCCGATTTTTATTATGATTTCAGGCTTACTGCTGCTCTCGTCGACGCGCCCTTTCAGTTTGCGCCACTTTATTCGTCGCCGCGTGATGAAGGTGGTGATTCCTTTTCTGGTATGGTCGTTCGCTTTTGCGTGCCTGTCTGGACTGACGCCGGATGGTTTTTCGTGGCAGACCTTCATTGAAACGCTCGAGGCGGCGCCTGACCATGAAACCTATTATCACCTCGGTTTTTTCTACTATTACATCCCGTTGCTGCTATGGGTGCCCTTGCTACGCCCGTTACTGCCACGCATACCGCCATGGTCAGTGCCGTTAATTGGCATGGTGTGGATAGGCGTCACGGCTTGGTATTTAACCGGCGCGGATGGCTGGTGGCGGAATGATTTTATCCTTTACGGAGGCTACTTATGGCTCGGCTACTGGCTACACCAAGCGCCACGAGCGTTGTCACTGTGGTGGGGACTGGGCTTGCTGGCGTTGGGAATGACCGAGTATCACGTGTTAACCACCAGCGTCGCGCATCAGCGATATATTACCGAAGGGTGGCTGTCGTATACCACGGTTAATACGGTACTGATCAGTGCCGCCCTGTTTTTGGCGGTGAGGCAATGGCGAGCGGGGAAAGCAACCCCACCGTGGCTGGCAACCTTGAGCCGTTATAGTCTCGGAATCTACCTGATTCACCCAGTGTTTCTTTGGCCCGTGCGTGCTTATTGGCCCACCTTATCGCCCGCACTGGTTTGGATCCCCCTGCTGACGCTGTATGCCTTTACGGGGGCAGCGCTGACCACTGCCGCACTCCAGCGATATCGCGCGACTGCTTGGTTGGTGCCCTAA
- a CDS encoding DUF4145 domain-containing protein encodes MDDVAVVIKHSKRLESLLREHYHAEGKGLHQLIDSSQKRLPHDVIKKLRFVATIRNKVVHEDGYEVDDIREFISVSKYCESELVPRSNRLIWRLAAGLILLFTAGAIGFYAQVWPQWSG; translated from the coding sequence ATGGATGACGTTGCAGTCGTGATTAAGCACAGTAAGCGCTTAGAAAGCTTGCTACGAGAGCACTATCACGCCGAAGGGAAGGGGCTCCATCAGCTCATCGACAGTAGCCAGAAACGCCTGCCGCATGATGTGATCAAAAAATTGCGTTTCGTCGCCACCATTCGCAACAAGGTCGTCCACGAAGACGGGTATGAGGTGGACGACATTCGTGAATTCATATCAGTGAGCAAGTATTGTGAGTCAGAATTAGTGCCGCGAAGCAACCGGTTGATTTGGCGGCTTGCCGCGGGTCTTATCCTGTTGTTTACCGCTGGGGCAATTGGTTTTTATGCGCAAGTGTGGCCGCAATGGAGCGGCTAG
- a CDS encoding lysoplasmalogenase: MWSWFAVCCSGLLHISAAYRGPRWQFYLFKPLTIVMLMAIVGTHISASHYAQWVFVALLFSVVGDVFLMLPKDRFVQGLTSFLLAHLIYIFAFWAQFDGHMVWWLPAMLSGLGIIVFLLLLPNLGQLALPVAVYIAVITQMVWAAGEYWLNTHSPAAALALAGAISFMVSDTVLAFARFKGEFRPAQAMVMSSYFFAQALISASVVIAQGG, translated from the coding sequence ATGTGGAGCTGGTTCGCTGTCTGTTGTTCTGGACTGCTGCATATCTCCGCAGCCTACCGGGGCCCGCGTTGGCAGTTTTATCTTTTTAAACCGCTGACTATTGTGATGCTCATGGCGATAGTGGGTACCCACATTAGCGCTTCTCATTATGCGCAATGGGTGTTCGTCGCGTTGTTGTTCTCCGTGGTGGGTGATGTCTTTTTAATGCTCCCCAAAGACAGATTTGTGCAGGGGTTAACCAGTTTTCTACTCGCCCATCTTATCTATATCTTCGCATTTTGGGCACAGTTTGATGGCCATATGGTGTGGTGGTTGCCTGCCATGCTATCGGGGCTGGGCATTATCGTCTTTCTTTTACTGCTCCCAAACTTGGGCCAGCTCGCGCTGCCTGTGGCCGTGTATATTGCCGTGATCACCCAAATGGTATGGGCGGCGGGTGAATATTGGCTCAATACCCACTCGCCCGCGGCGGCGCTCGCATTGGCCGGCGCGATCAGCTTTATGGTGTCAGATACCGTGCTGGCGTTTGCCCGCTTTAAAGGTGAGTTTCGCCCCGCACAAGCGATGGTGATGTCGAGTTACTTTTTCGCGCAAGCACTGATCAGTGCCTCGGTGGTGATCGCCCAAGGAGGGTAA
- a CDS encoding DUF2007 domain-containing protein, translating into MEKVYQAMNTLEAHSLKGLLSSHHIECVLKGEALSAAVGELPADVQGVTLWVAPENVAQARQLLQAYEEQSETHWVCQHCGEENAGSFELCWQCQHSRE; encoded by the coding sequence ATGGAAAAAGTCTATCAAGCGATGAATACACTGGAGGCCCATAGCTTAAAAGGCCTGTTATCTAGCCATCACATTGAGTGTGTATTGAAAGGCGAGGCGCTGAGTGCGGCCGTGGGCGAGTTACCTGCCGATGTACAAGGCGTGACCTTATGGGTTGCGCCAGAAAACGTCGCTCAAGCAAGGCAATTACTCCAGGCGTATGAAGAGCAAAGCGAGACGCACTGGGTATGCCAACACTGTGGAGAAGAGAACGCCGGCAGTTTTGAACTATGCTGGCAATGCCAGCATAGTCGCGAGTGA